In Bacillota bacterium, the following are encoded in one genomic region:
- a CDS encoding PHP domain-containing protein, translating into MNQNLVNSLIENLNHDNVNTRLESLQELQKLIEAGQLERPQPGGFVNNHIHTTYSFSPYSPTKAVWMAYNAGLTTAGIMDHDSISGAKEFIEAGKIVGIATTIGVECRADFSATPLNGKRINNPDQKSIAYVALHGVPHTQIDKVDAYFAPYREKRNERNQAMTARINELLADHGVELDFAADIVPLSRAREGGSITERHILFALSMKLIERFGRGQKLVDFLKQDLKLEFSSKLEGYLLDENNPHYTYDLLGVLKGDLVEAFYLPAAEECPPIEDVVKLADEVGCILAYAYLGDVGDSVTGDKKAQKFEDDYLDLLFDVITDLGFKAVTYMPSRNTLDQLLRLKSLCKKHNLFEISGEDINTPRQSFICEALTRLEFHNLIDSTWALIGHELAATENLDNGLFTAATTAKYPSLEERIQVYKKIGQGK; encoded by the coding sequence GTGAATCAGAACTTAGTAAACAGCTTAATCGAAAATCTCAATCATGATAATGTCAATACTCGTTTAGAAAGCTTACAGGAACTGCAAAAACTAATCGAAGCAGGACAACTTGAGCGGCCTCAGCCGGGTGGGTTTGTGAACAACCACATCCACACAACCTATTCCTTTTCGCCCTATTCCCCGACTAAAGCGGTGTGGATGGCTTACAACGCCGGACTGACCACAGCGGGGATTATGGACCATGACTCCATCAGCGGAGCCAAGGAATTCATTGAGGCAGGCAAAATCGTGGGTATCGCCACCACCATCGGCGTAGAATGCCGAGCAGATTTTTCCGCTACTCCTCTCAATGGAAAACGGATCAATAATCCGGATCAGAAGTCGATTGCATATGTAGCGCTGCACGGAGTTCCCCATACCCAGATTGATAAAGTCGATGCTTATTTTGCACCGTATCGGGAAAAACGCAACGAGCGCAACCAGGCCATGACAGCCCGGATCAATGAGCTGCTGGCAGATCACGGTGTCGAGTTAGATTTCGCCGCAGATATCGTGCCCTTATCCAGGGCACGGGAAGGCGGCAGCATTACAGAGCGGCACATTCTCTTTGCCCTGTCCATGAAGCTGATTGAGCGCTTCGGCAGAGGACAGAAGCTGGTGGATTTTCTCAAGCAGGATCTTAAGCTTGAATTCAGTTCTAAGCTGGAAGGCTATCTGCTGGATGAGAATAACCCCCACTATACCTATGACCTCTTAGGAGTGCTTAAGGGAGATTTGGTGGAAGCGTTCTATCTGCCGGCAGCTGAGGAATGTCCGCCGATTGAGGATGTTGTGAAGCTTGCCGATGAAGTTGGCTGCATCTTAGCATACGCTTACCTCGGTGACGTGGGTGACTCGGTAACCGGAGATAAAAAAGCGCAGAAGTTTGAGGACGACTATTTGGACCTGCTCTTTGACGTAATTACTGATCTCGGTTTCAAAGCGGTTACCTATATGCCGTCCCGCAACACCCTTGACCAGCTGTTGAGATTAAAATCTCTGTGCAAAAAGCACAACTTATTTGAAATCAGCGGCGAAGATATCAATACACCGAGGCAGTCCTTTATCTGTGAAGCACTGACAAGACTCGAGTTCCACAACTTAATCGATTCAACCTGGGCATTAATCGGCCATGAACTTGCAGCAACAGAGAATCTTGACAATGGACTTTTCACTGCAGCAACTACTGCAAAATATCCATCGCTGGAAGAGAGAATTCAGGTCTACAAGAAAATCGGTCAAGGTAAATAA